Proteins co-encoded in one Cucurbita pepo subsp. pepo cultivar mu-cu-16 chromosome LG15, ASM280686v2, whole genome shotgun sequence genomic window:
- the LOC111776266 gene encoding NAC domain-containing protein 104-like isoform X1, whose translation MAAADHSHNFNLPPGFRFHPTDEELVVHFLHRKAALLPCHPDVIPDLDLFPYDPWELEGKALGEGNRWYFYSRKIDARVTDNGYWNPLGRDDPVLSTATSQVVGMKKYFLFHAAATATASAAADPIKTNWIMHEYRLPDAASSSSSSSSSSTRSSRRRGRPKRQDYSKWVLCRVYERDEEKEEEEEEDGAELSCLDEVFLSLEDLDEISLPTRIQ comes from the exons ATGGCGGCAGCCGATCATTCCCACAACTTCAACCTCCCGCCGGGCTTCCGATTCCATCCGACCGACGAAGAACTCGTCGTCCATTTCCTCCACCGTAAGGCGGCCTTGCTCCCGTGCCACCCCGACGTCATTCCCGATCTCGATCTCTTCCCCTACGATCCGTGGGAGCTCGAAG GGAAGGCGTTGGGAGAGGGAAACCGGTGGTATTTTTATAGTAGAAAGATTGATGCTCGAGTTACTGATAATGGCTATTGGAATCCATTGGGGAGAGATGATCCTGTCCTCTCTACTGCCACCTCCCAAGTTGTTGGAATGAagaagtattttctttttcacgccgccgccaccgccaccgcctccgccgccgccgatcCAATCAAAACTAATTGGATAATGCACGAGTATCGTCTTCCCGATGCtgcctcttcctcttcctcttcctcgtcCTCCTCTACTAGATCGTCCAGACGCCGAGGACGGCCGAAAAGA caGGATTACAGCAAATGGGTGTTGTGCAGAGTTTACGAAAGAgatgaagagaaggaagaagaggaagaagaagatggggCTGAGCTGTCGTGTTTGGATGAAGTTTTTTTATCCTTAGAGGATCTCGACGAAATCAGCTTACCCACTCGCATCCAATAA
- the LOC111776266 gene encoding NAC domain-containing protein 104-like isoform X2 has product MAAADHSHNFNLPPGFRFHPTDEELVVHFLHRKAALLPCHPDVIPDLDLFPYDPWELEGKALGEGNRWYFYSRKIDARVTDNGYWNPLGRDDPVLSTATSQVVGMKKYFLFHAAATATASAAADPIKTNWIMHEYRLPDAASSSSSSSSSSTRSSRRRGRPKRDYSKWVLCRVYERDEEKEEEEEEDGAELSCLDEVFLSLEDLDEISLPTRIQ; this is encoded by the exons ATGGCGGCAGCCGATCATTCCCACAACTTCAACCTCCCGCCGGGCTTCCGATTCCATCCGACCGACGAAGAACTCGTCGTCCATTTCCTCCACCGTAAGGCGGCCTTGCTCCCGTGCCACCCCGACGTCATTCCCGATCTCGATCTCTTCCCCTACGATCCGTGGGAGCTCGAAG GGAAGGCGTTGGGAGAGGGAAACCGGTGGTATTTTTATAGTAGAAAGATTGATGCTCGAGTTACTGATAATGGCTATTGGAATCCATTGGGGAGAGATGATCCTGTCCTCTCTACTGCCACCTCCCAAGTTGTTGGAATGAagaagtattttctttttcacgccgccgccaccgccaccgcctccgccgccgccgatcCAATCAAAACTAATTGGATAATGCACGAGTATCGTCTTCCCGATGCtgcctcttcctcttcctcttcctcgtcCTCCTCTACTAGATCGTCCAGACGCCGAGGACGGCCGAAAAGA GATTACAGCAAATGGGTGTTGTGCAGAGTTTACGAAAGAgatgaagagaaggaagaagaggaagaagaagatggggCTGAGCTGTCGTGTTTGGATGAAGTTTTTTTATCCTTAGAGGATCTCGACGAAATCAGCTTACCCACTCGCATCCAATAA